From Bicyclus anynana chromosome 11, ilBicAnyn1.1, whole genome shotgun sequence:
CCTTTTAAAAGGTGTTTCAGAATTTTTAACTTTGTACAGAATTCCGACGTCCGTTCACTGCTCGGACGAAGTTTGGCTCGTGCAAAATCTACATACTACACTGAAGCATTAGTTGACGCTGCAAGAGCAGCCGGTatataattctattattttaattcctcatcattatcaacccatattcttcttactgttgagctcgagtctcctctccgaagaggggttaggccaatagtccaccacgctggtccaatacggattggcagacttcacacacacagagaattaagaaaattctctgcaaCGCAGGTTCCTTTACAATGTTTCTTCGTAGATATGACCTCCCTAGCCACTAGGCTagggaggtcatatccactgggctatcacggttcttttACTCGGCTCTCATTGTTTTATAtcagaaatgtaaaaaaattgcaCAATTTTATGCACCAAAATCGAGTTGGAAAGTAAAGTATTCTAAGGTAGTAAGATGTAAACTCTCGCTCAGCATGTACGTAATTACGTTTAAATGGGAACCACCGTTTTTATTCGGATTATGTTaagtaaacaaacatacaaacgaacaatcaaacccttcagctttataatattagtagagatttTATAATTGTAATGCGAGTACAACAGATTTCAAAGGCATTTGTTCGTCTAACTCTAATTGCTCCATAGTGAACGGATCAACATTTTTCTTAGCAAACCTCTTTGAAAGTTCAAATGACTTTACTCACAACTTTGCGTTCCATTCAGAATTAGAGCCAGAAAACTTGACGGCCCTGCAAATAAGAGCACAAACGGAATATGAAAAATGCTCTTTTGAACGTGCCCTAGTGTTGGCGTATCGAGGCCAGCGCGAGCGAGGCTTGCCGAACTTCGCAGACTGTGCCAGATGTGCCGAACAAACCGTATAAGTTTTGATTTAACTGTTCCATACTTAACGTAATTACCACCCACATTGCTTAAGGCTTCTCCGGATTAGATATAAGATAAGGGGATAGTGATCCTGATCACATCTTTGTGTTTAAAGTTTTCCATCCGCTAATAAGAACAATATCGATAGTTTTCTATTTAAGTaaaatgatcatcatcatcatcatcatcagcctgaatccgtccactgctggacataagcctttcCCAGAGCGTGCCACCACACACGATTCTCTGCCTTTCTCATCGAGCcacttcttgatgtcgtcggatcATCtggctggagggcgtcctataCTGCGCTTGCTAATAcatggtctccactccagaacacgtctgccctaACAGCCATCTCTTCTGCGACAGATATGGCTCGCCCACTGCCaattcagtttgctaatcctttgggctacgTCGACTAATTTTGTTCTCTTACGGATTTCCTCattcatttatatcatgctACAATGATAAACAGGagtaactgcctcgttggacTTAGGTTCAATTCCTGGGTTGGGTTTTGAAATATTGAGAATTTAATCTCCttacaagaaattctcagtaaaaattgCAATCCTGCACAGTGGAGTAGTTAGTAGTATAACCTTGTGCTTCTGAGAATAACTAAAGCCGTCAGTATTggttaaaatcattaatatctgattgTGGTCTCTAAAAAATATCACCAGTCTAAAACCGACCTAACCGCATTGTACCAAAAATAGTAGTAGAGAAGAGGCGGTGAAATTTTGCTAAAAACACATAATGATTAATGAACCACCCCTTAGCAACATGACAAACTGGTTTAAAGGTGAATAAAGAACAAGGTCTGTATCAATTTATATAGATCCGAGAATGCGCTGGAAAAAGTGCGGCGAAAGTATTGTCTTCCATAATCAAGTCATATCCAATGATTGGAATACGAGCTGATTCGGAGGAGGTCTTAACAGTTCCTGAACGTAAAAGTCGCATGAAATCTCCTTCAACACACCAAGTAAATAagatatcaataattaaaaatacatatattagaaaaacaagcttttatataaatgttatgctCAAAaatcgaaaacgctcagtgagcgtGAATAGTTCACAACGTTGTGATCACAAtaaaacatccacatggcgaaattAGTGTTATGGCTCTAATGAAAACGCACACGACGTTGTGACAATCACAGATAGACTAAATAGCGAAATTCGTGCCGTGGCTGACATGCTATTCGCGGTTAACGCATTAAGGCAATGAAGAAATGCCATGTGAGATCACTGAGCgattttcgatctttgagcgtaacatatatACTAATAACGCTAATAGCTAATAGAGCTCTAGGATTCCAGTACCAGAAAAAAAACCTATTTCTAATGTGCCCAAACTCGATTGTTCAATTATAAAACGCCAACCTTCACGCCAGATTCATGCCAGTCTTTCGCTAGATAGGGCCTGAAGTTTAATCTCGTTTACTTAGTATTTTTTTCGAAGGTTGCGAAGGGCTTGCGACTGGGAgtatcatttctcatattacttaaaagtaacaaacatctaaacaaacatccatacaatcaTCCTAACATATTAATAGGATTagccaaatataaaaaaaaatacgttttatatttggATGGTTGTGGGTCTGCCTGCAACCGTGACCAATGTCaacacagtccaaactccataacttTTTACTATAGGTATTAGGTACTAAGATATCATCAcgcgttcatcatcatcatcacgtgGTAGCATCCCTATAACGGAGTTTGACGGTCAGCTTTCCTGTTTTCCAAAAAGCGATTCAGTTGTGTCTAGAATCAAGGTTGCTCCACTCTTTAATGTCGTCATATCTTACTTTCCAAGATTAATCTTGGAAACGGACAAGATAATAATCTGACAAACTatatgcttttataaaataactagctgacgacgcggGGTTTTACCCGcctggttttcgttcccgtagcaATAGAGGGATAATAtagagccttcctcgataaatgggctatctaacacagaaagaattttccaaatcggaccagtagttcctgagattagcgggttcaatcaaacaaacaaactcatcagctttataatattaatatagatataaattaaaaagatatggcaattaCAAACTCTCGTTCTATTGTcaaaatagataaattaattattcacgtAACTGGATTTCAAAATGAATAGTTCGATATATTTTCGCTCAGCATTTACCAGTTTACATTTCAATAGACAGTCTCGCTTATTCATCACCACTCAAAAAACAATTTCACGTAAGCGTAAAGAATTTTACgtaaacatttttctattagTATAAACCATTTTCTATTAGTATAAACTATTTCAGATTCAAGAAATATCCCGCGTGGAAAGGCAAAAGGCCGAACATACATCCCGTCTAATGGCTTCGAAGTATTTGGAGCAAATGGCCCATGACAAATATTTTCTCAACGCATTATGTAAGGACGAAAGACTTTGCTCCGCCAACAAACAGGGTTCTCAGGAATTACAAGAGTTAGCTCATAAAGCACTGGCTGATATCGAGAATAGACAAgtaagtttcatcatcattaatcgACCGACTACTGAGTACGagccttctctcagaatgagaggggttacgccaaaagttcaccacgctggccctcctcattatgtttttccttcaccgtgatatttagtttcttaaaatgcacctatCTGAAGAGTtcgagttggaggtgcatgtcctggaccggattcgaacctacgccctccggtaTCAtagcagagatcatatccactggtctagtACGGTTTCTTTCAAGTAagattatgtttataaaatgtgttCCAAAACTTTGTAATTTAGAACATGGAAGGTCtacaactttaattaaaataagtaagatACTAATAAGTTTTGTCTACCTACGCAAAATTTTGATGTTATAAGTTAAAATTCCGATAAAGCGCTTTTAAGTTTTGatacaaatttttgtttgtgaTACCACTGGGATTAGTAATAGATACTAAATTTAGTAGTCTAAGAAAACcaagtttatttgtaaataatatctataattattattaaatataatattgaggGTCTGTATTAAATGCGCATTATTGGATATTTTAATcaaaaccattaaaaatttaataccaAACGACGTATAACaaacgtgcgctttgataataacAATCGCCTCTGCTTACTACAGCTCTTGCCTACGGCTCGTGCTAGCAATATCGCTTTAACTCAGCTTACCGCACTTATAATATATCATATCATAATGTATATCATCATGCACTATTACACCAGACAGTCCTCCGAGAACGTCGACCGCTCTACGCCGCTCAAGCAGCAGAAGCAGCGGCAAGAGCGAGACTATCAAAAGCTCATAAGCAAAGAGTGGGTCATGCTCAACGTCAACACATCACTGATGCGCGCCGTTTGGTTCATTCTGCAcaagaaatgtatgaaaaacacGACACTTTGAAGTGTTTAGAAGCAGCAGAGTTTGCTATGGAGCAGATTTCGAGGTTGCAATCCAACATGCTTCCAGGAAAGGATAAGTTTTTGCAGGAGTTGTACGAAATTGTGGCTCAAGCGTTTTTAGATCAGGTGAGTCGTTTCacttatttaggtattttgcatagattcattttaattttaacttttcaaatatatactaatattataaaactgaagagtttgtttgtttgaatgcgttaatatcaggaactactggtccgatttgaaaaattatttcagtgttatagcccatttatcgatgaaggctataggttaaTTAATATCCCCATATTAACAcaggaacggtaaccacgcggataaaaccgcgcggtgtccgctagtatattattagtaaataatattagtatatttcctaaagaatatttgtcaaatCGGatagttagttaccaccctactggcacaGACGTAACACTCAATACAAACTAGTAATTAGGAGATCTCCTAACTTATATTTACCAAAACGAAATTCAATTTCAGTTCAATATCGCTGACGCAAACTAACCGCGGTTCAGTCGTTTTTGTAACTGAATTTTATTCACAGAAACGTGTTCGAGAAGAAATGAGCGAGGCAGATCGTGAGAAAAGAGCGTTTATTCTGCTGGGAATACCAATATCGCGTGAACCCAGCCATGATTCAATTTTACGTACGCGGCCGCTTGCGCCCCCGCGCGACGCCAAGTGAGTCACTTACAGACGAACgatatttctattattataacAGAGATATTCATTCAATATTATCTTAAATTGAAGGAATAACATCCGTTACTATGTTTTAAATAACTCTAACGTGACGACTACAGAAACACTGAAGGGTAAGAAAGCAATTCGATTCTTCATTCATTAAATATGGATGAATAGTATAAGCGCTAACTacgggccttattagaaggctcaaagtcactcagcggacgatggagcgagctatgcttggggtttctctgcgtgatcgaatcagaaatgaggagatctgcagacgaactaaagtcacgactgatatagctcagcgagtcacgaagctgaagtggcacatagttcgaagagccgatgggcgttggggtcccaaggtgctggaatggcgaccccgcaccggaaagcgcagtgttggtcgaccccccactaagtggaacgaagacattaagcgggttgcagggagccgctggatgctggcggctcgagaccgttttgtatggaagtcaatgcaagaggcctatgtccagcagtaggcgtccatcggctgataatgatgatgatgaatgagtaTAAGCGCTACAGAGAAACATACGTAagtaagaatataaaataagtatgcTAAAAACACAACTACCTTTTGGCTTGGCTATCGTCGGATAAAAATAGGCAAAATACTATACGGAACCCGGTTATCCTGAGCAGAACGGATAACAGGCAAAAAATACAGGAATGCAAACAATCTCTCTCAATGTAAAGCGCTGGTACTACAGTGATATTAGCAAAAACTTCTTTTAAATCTAGTGAGTTATTACATGTGACTAGTACAGCCTCGCGGGTTCACTCGCGTAGTTACCATTttcgtgggaatacggaaataaaatattgcctatgttactccctgattatgtagctttctactggtaaaagaattttttaaatcggtctagtagtttagGTCCTCTTTTAGTGTAGATTTGgtattaacaataaatttatgcAATTCatcttacataatatatatggagccgtgatagcccagtggatatgacctctgcctctgattccggagggtgtgggttcgaatccagtccggggcatgcacctccaacttttcagttgtgtgcattttaagaaattaaatatcacgtttctcaatcggtgaaggaaaacatcgtgaggaaacctgcataccagagaattatcttaattctctgcgtgtgtgaagtctgccaaaccgcattgggccagcgtggtgggctattggccttacccctctcattctgagaggagactcgagctcagcagtgagccgaatatgggttgatgacgacgatacgaCGAATATATATGATCAACAACTGTTGACCCacaaaagaaaatttcattacagttttaaattattactcgTACGTATTTGAAAATCTCACAATCGGCCACTTATCATTTTAGACGACGTCTACGTACATTGGAACGCAGCCTAACTCTTAGCGGACGTGCCACGGAACGTTGCTACATTCTACACGAGCTGGCACGCTTGCATGCCGACACTAGACAAGCACACAGAGCAAGGTTTTACGCTGCGAAATGCCAAGCCGGTAAATCCTTTAAAAGTTTTAGTTTCAACACCGTTTACGAACCATAAAATGGACCACTGACTAGCGTGCCGTTTTAGTTAATAGGTATTCGCATTTGACATTGATTTccacctcagactaattaccaaaggacctacctcgctaggcgttacccctctgtcaaaagtatatgatcacgatctaacgaaTTTATATAAgttgcgtctatagaatcgatgttttattgtgttaaaattacacgttaaatttatagttatatataGTGTAAGAACAcaggatatatattttattggtgttaaatattgtcgatgtgtgagtttacctcgtccctctcaaggacagacaattttgttgatgaatttgagTACGATACAAGTCCCAAGGTAATTGGTCGGAGGATTTTTACATCACAACACCATATACCCTGAACCATTTGACAACTTGTCAGTAGACCTATTAGATCAGCAAAAACGGCCACGCATCAGTGTGTCAAATATCGAATCGCCTTGTCTCGTTTCTTTACACAGACCATGCGTAAGTTGTTTCCTTTTTTTCACCATCTTCTAATAAGTTTGATATTTAGAACATAGTAAACGCTAAATCTAACGCCTTTAATAAATCCAAGGTCAGAAAGGTGATGCACAAGTTTTCTCTTTGTCATCTTAACATAAATTAGGAAAGTGACAAATCTTATGGTTAGAGTATCCAGATTACATATTGTATTAAGTTgtatagtttttcttttttaatatcattactTAACGATCAAGTAAGTAGTCTACTGTCTACGTGCTTTATATCACAAGGACTTTGGTTCTACATTCTGCAAATCATTACAGAGGCGAAGTCTTCAAGCCAGCACGCTTGGTTGCTCAACGCATCGTTCCTCCTGGCACGATGTCATGTTATACAGAATAACCGTCCTGAAGCCCGCGCCCAACTGATCGAAGGAGCCGCACTAGCTCGCTCGTTCAAGTACCCGGATGTAGCTGCGTTTTTTGACACGGTACATATAATCAATAATtcaaaaaacatcatcatcatcatcataaccatAATCATCTGATGAACAAAGGCCTATTAAAGCCAAACAATATGGTTTTGAGCCCTCATCCGGCGGCTCCCTGTTACCCGCTTGAatcttgatgtcatcggtctaCCTACTTGGTGGTCGACCAATGCTTTTGTTGTGGGATCGGGGAGTTCTGAAAGTCTTGGGAGTTCAACGTCCAATCGGGTAGTCGTATAGGTATTAACACAGAAGATAAAACGCTTAAGCAAGGTATAAATGAcatatttgatttgataatcAAAACTAAAGCTACTACTTCAAACCTGTTTCGGTAAGCTAAATACAAACTCAGCTGACACTGTTTGCAACGGTActttcatcaacatcatcataatattgTCACCAgtaggacataagccttttgtaaggacttccaaacatcacgatcctgagccgcctgcatccagcgaatccctgcgactcacttgatgtcgtcagtccaccttgtgggcggtccaacattgcgctttctagtgcccgaatcagaaataaggagatctgcagaagaaccaaagtcaccgacatagctaaGTCAGTacacagttcgaagagacgatgaacgttggggttccaaggtgctagaaCGCTACTATATTtctgataaaataaattttttagtcatcattaacattaatGATCCACTGTGGAGTCAGAGATCACTCTTTTTATGAGGAAACTTAGACCATCAAAATTGGATAGCTGATTCTGTTCTTCAGAGTTAGATGGGTCGGAGATTTCCACACGGGTGTAGTCACATACATCTACTAGTAAGCATAATAtgcataaatacatattatacaactTAAATCGCTGCAGAAGGAAGCGAATCGCATTATTACAATATTCGGTACAACTACCAGTAAGAACAACCGGAAGCAATAAAAGCGCAATTTCGCCCGCGTCCAAATGGACGTAGAGGaacatttttgttataatatataccgtcattatatttattactagctgacgcccgcgacttcgtccgcatgaaactcgatgtaaactttcaactacccctatcctacccctaccctacccctagccaaCCCCTagcttacccctacccctaccctactcctaccaatccctaccctacttttctggttgattttttacactttgtgtccgaaaaacccaaatatcttacggaaccctatttttttccaaaataaaattttgcctatgttacttgtgcataatgtagctttcaaattgtgaaagaattttaaaatcagtccagtagtttttgagcctattcattacaattaaacaaacaaacaaacatacaaacaaagttttcctctttataatattagtatagatactaatTTATGATACCATAAAAACTAAAGCTTAGCAAAAAATACTAACATCGTATCCTGAGAGTTTGGTGATTTTCTATCAAATTTAATCTTATCATGAAAATAAAGACGATAAtctctttttacaaaaaagaaaatatttaacatattaatttattcaaatattttcttagtaactatatacaatacatttagATTTTCATATTGAAATATTCGTTATAATGCGCATATTAGCTTCACAACTTCATAAACGCTTAAACCATTTCTCAATTCGTTATTCGttcctcatttatttattttgaaaaattccacCAAACCACTATCTGGTAAACActactattataattatatggtCCTAGCTTACGTCCACAACTTCGTTTGCgggtaattcagttttttattaatccgacgggaacaatggattttcccgggataaaaTAAGTATCATATGTGTTGCTCAATCGACCTTCTATACCATTAAGTCCCCcataaatcggtccagccgttccaaagattagatATATATAGACAATCAATCCAAAAGTCacttctatttatttatcatcatcatcaccatcaccatcaccatcaccattacCATCTCCATCACCGTCaccaatatcatcatcatcagcatccaTCATCGTCATCACAATGTTGTTTTTCAGTGCGTAGATATATCACTGGAGGGTGAGGTGGAGACGCATGACTCGATACTGATGAAACGTGAGAGGGCGATGGTCAGTCTTATGCAAGACGACGATCTTCGCCAAGCGGCTGAGCATTTGTTCCGAAGGATGTCTGTTTTACCCCCTTCGaggtaaaaataacattattttgtacTGAAATAGTAGTTACCGTTCCCATAACAttacggggttaaaatatagcctataacactcaagGATAGTGCAGCTTTCCAGCATTGAAAaaattttgacgtgacaacgtcttataattcgatgaagtcagatgcaaactcgaaaaaagatgatgtcatgcgtcgttccctcgctctagggttgccaactttttttacaagaagtagagtatattctggtctatgaagattattaaacagtattttagaaaaacgaacatttttttgaaaaatgcaaccattccatcagtattttcttatgacgttatcacgttcaactatcgtcagtaaaccgactttacagataaCCATTTTTTTCATATCGGTAAGTAGTttagcctattcaatgcaaacaaacaaacaaatctttcctttttataatagtatagaaataaatgtacgagtatttatgTCATGAAACTCCCATCAACAACTAATAAttcaatataaacttttaatGCAATATGCAGGCTCGTAGTATGTTTGCACGACTGGGTACTATAATAAAGATGAATCGATCGACTCCTCATTCATCATAATTGGCCTAATATAGAGTTATCATGCTatcgtttaaaatttaaacagtcAATACAGCTTCATTTAACTGTCATTTGCCGTACATTTACCGTtttagtcgtcgttatcaacccatattcggctcactgctgagctcgagtctcctctcagaatgagaggggttagaccaatagtccaccacgctggcccaatgcggattggcggacttcacacaggcagagaattaagaaaattctctggtatgcagatttcctcacgatgttttccttcaccgtttgagacacgtgatatttagagtagaaataaataaaattgatttattcggtcctcaaaaccttcccggagactatttataatttataatcattTACAAATCTAAATAGATTCTTTATTATCTTttacatgtgttttttttattagcttacgtttaataaaacctAAAAAGTAGACCTCGGTAGTAGTTAATATTAAAAGGGAATTTTCAGACGTTTCTCCGTCATGCCTGGAGCACGGACTGAGGATAGTGCAGAAGTTCCATCTAATCGCCGAGCTTCCATCATGCCACGGGTCC
This genomic window contains:
- the LOC112053931 gene encoding uncharacterized protein LOC112053931; translated protein: MRKKLLPPERPIRNVVAVYRERGNYLQRLEQFEKAILAYNEALRWNNSDVRSLLGRSLARAKSTYYTEALVDAARAAELEPENLTALQIRAQTEYEKCSFERALVLAYRGQRERGLPNFADCARCAEQTIRECAGKSAAKVLSSIIKSYPMIGIRADSEEVLTVPERKSRMKSPSTHQIQEISRVERQKAEHTSRLMASKYLEQMAHDKYFLNALCKDERLCSANKQGSQELQELAHKALADIENRQTVLRERRPLYAAQAAEAAARARLSKAHKQRVGHAQRQHITDARRLVHSAQEMYEKHDTLKCLEAAEFAMEQISRLQSNMLPGKDKFLQELYEIVAQAFLDQKRVREEMSEADREKRAFILLGIPISREPSHDSILRTRPLAPPRDAKRRLRTLERSLTLSGRATERCYILHELARLHADTRQAHRARFYAAKCQAEAKSSSQHAWLLNASFLLARCHVIQNNRPEARAQLIEGAALARSFKYPDVAAFFDTCVDISLEGEVETHDSILMKRERAMVSLMQDDDLRQAAEHLFRRMSVLPPSRRFSVMPGARTEDSAEVPSNRRASIMPRVQTPVKVAHKKHHPLGFQDFDI